From the genome of Candidatus Woesearchaeota archaeon:
CTCCTGCGTTTGCGAAAGGAAAACGTGGCGCTGTTGTTTCTTTTACACTTGGCAACATTCACGCACATGATGTGATCTCTATTTTAGATCAGGAGGGAATTGCTGTTCGCGCTGGTCATCACTGCGCACAGCCTTTGCTTGACTCTATGGGCGTTCCCGCAACTGTTCGCTTGAGCGCGTATGTGTATACAACCAAAGAAGAAATTGACGCGCTTGTTGCTGCATTAGATAAAGTACGAAAGGTGTTTGGCTGATGACGTTTGACACCTATTCTATGGAAATTATTTTGGATCACTACAAAAATCCCCATAACAAAGGAAAAGTTGCACATCCTGCTCTTCAGAATAAAGAGAAGAATCCATCTTGCGGCGATGAGATTGAAATCACCGCAACGCTTGACGCTGAACAGAGAATACAGGACATTAAATTTGATGGTCACGGCTGCGCAATTTCGCAGGCTTCGATCTCTATGCTCACTGATGAACTCAAAGGAAAATCATTTCAAGAAATTATGAAAATGGAAAAACAAAACGTGCTTGCGCTGTTGGAGATTGATGTCGCGCCGCTCCGCATTAAATGCGCAATGCTCGGCTTGCGGGTTTTGCAACGAAGTATCCTCAAACATGAAGGAAAAGACGCGCAAGGTATTTCCCTCTCGGAAATTTAGGTGGTATAAATGACGAAACAAGGATTAGTAATTATGGATTTACAGACATCTATCGCAGACAAAAAGATTCTCAAAGGATTGAGTCTTACCGTAAAAAAAGGAGAAGTGCACGTGCTTATGGGACCAAACGGTTCTGGAAAAAGCACGCTCTCGTATACGTTGATGGGCAGTCCCAAGTATACTGTTGATGGCGGGAGCGTGACTATTGATGGCGATGATTTACTTGCTCTTCTTCCTGACCAGCGCGCGAAAAAAGGATTGTTCTTAGGATTTCAGTATCCTGAAGAGATTCCTGGTGTCACTGTCGCGAACTTTTTGCGTCTTGCAACTGGCGCAATTAAAGGACAGAAAATCGCGATCCCTGAATTTCAGAAGATTTTGAAAGAGAAAATGAAAGAACTCGAGATGGATCCACTGTTTGCACGACGATATTTGAATGAAGGATTTTCTGGTGGCGAGAAAAAAAGATGCGAAATTTTACAGATGGCATTACTTGAACCAAAGTACTGCATCCTTGATGAAATTGATTCTGGCACAGACGTTGATGCGCTCAAAATTATTACTGCAGGGATTAACAAGTTATTGAGTCCTGATAGAGGATTCTTGATTATTACGCATTATAATCGGATTTTACAGTATTTGAACAAAATTGATTTTGTCCATATTGTTGTTGATGGTCGTATTGTGAAGAGTGGTGGACGTGACTTAGCACTTGAGATCGATCAACAAGGATATGATAAATATGAGAAGAAGTAGATAGAATTAATTGTTTATTTTGCTTCTGCTGGTTGCGAGGTGTAGCCTGCTACAGGAGCAAGTCTTCCTCTGAGTTCGGTGGTGACTCGGTGTGTAAGATCGTACAATCCAATTGGTTTTCTCATAAATGGAACTTCTCGTGGGATTGTTAAATTATCTTGACCACTGATAACAACATACAATGGAGGTACTACTCTTTCTCTTTGCAATTTTCTATATAGAGTCATTCCTCCTTCATGGTCTCCTGATGCCCCTTTGTTGTTAAAATCTGACACAATTACATCATATGCTTCTCGCGCTGTTAGAACTCGTGCTCCTGCAGCATTTGTGCATTTTTCTCTTACTGCTTTATATCCCACCACTGCAAATGCTCTTTCAAACATTTCCGTTATGTCTTCTTCATCATCAACAAGCAATATTCTGGGAGCTCTTCCTAATCGTGCTGTAAGACCATCTACCGCAGCCATAACTTTATTCATATTGCACAAAACTATAAGGTCATTTATAAAATTTAAGGTCTTTTTTCCCAAATATACCATTTTACGAGAATAAGCGTGCCTGTGATCGCCATGATTCCTGTCAGCATTTGACCCATTGTGAGGACATTAAAGAGCACAAAGCCCAGCTGCGGATCTGGCTGGCGCACAAACTCAATTGTGAAGCGGAACGCGCCATAGAACGTGATAAATGTCCAGAATAGCGTGCCTTTTTTGAGGTTTTTGTCTTTCAACATCCAGAGCATGCCAAAAATAATGAAGTTTTTTGCTGACTCGTAGAGCTGTGACGGATGCCGTGGAATGCCATCGCCAAAATCCACTGCCCACGGAAGTGACGTTGGCCTGCCGTAGAGCTCTCCATTGATGAAGTTCGCGATTCTTCCCAACCCTAAACCAATTACTGTTGGAATAACTACTATATCCGCCATTTCATAGAAGTCTTTCTTGTATTGTTTGCAAAAAATATACCCTCCTGTGAGGACTCCAATTAAGCCGCCATGAAAACTCATACCCCCTTCCCAAATTTTGAAAAATTGCAACGGATTTTCTAGAACTGTACTAAAATTGTAGAAGAGGAAATAGAAGACTCGCGATCCAATAAGAACGCCGAGCGCCGCATACAAGAGAAATGTATCGCGCTCGTCTTCTGTCAACGCGATTTGTTTCTTTCTTATGAAAT
Proteins encoded in this window:
- a CDS encoding SUF system NifU family Fe-S cluster assembly protein yields the protein MTFDTYSMEIILDHYKNPHNKGKVAHPALQNKEKNPSCGDEIEITATLDAEQRIQDIKFDGHGCAISQASISMLTDELKGKSFQEIMKMEKQNVLALLEIDVAPLRIKCAMLGLRVLQRSILKHEGKDAQGISLSEI
- the sufC gene encoding Fe-S cluster assembly ATPase SufC — encoded protein: MTKQGLVIMDLQTSIADKKILKGLSLTVKKGEVHVLMGPNGSGKSTLSYTLMGSPKYTVDGGSVTIDGDDLLALLPDQRAKKGLFLGFQYPEEIPGVTVANFLRLATGAIKGQKIAIPEFQKILKEKMKELEMDPLFARRYLNEGFSGGEKKRCEILQMALLEPKYCILDEIDSGTDVDALKIITAGINKLLSPDRGFLIITHYNRILQYLNKIDFVHIVVDGRIVKSGGRDLALEIDQQGYDKYEKK
- a CDS encoding response regulator codes for the protein MNKVMAAVDGLTARLGRAPRILLVDDEEDITEMFERAFAVVGYKAVREKCTNAAGARVLTAREAYDVIVSDFNNKGASGDHEGGMTLYRKLQRERVVPPLYVVISGQDNLTIPREVPFMRKPIGLYDLTHRVTTELRGRLAPVAGYTSQPAEAK
- a CDS encoding prolipoprotein diacylglyceryl transferase, with the protein product MVYVHNIDPVLFDLGFLQIRYYGLVYVLGFCIAYGLLTYFIRKKQIALTEDERDTFLLYAALGVLIGSRVFYFLFYNFSTVLENPLQFFKIWEGGMSFHGGLIGVLTGGYIFCKQYKKDFYEMADIVVIPTVIGLGLGRIANFINGELYGRPTSLPWAVDFGDGIPRHPSQLYESAKNFIIFGMLWMLKDKNLKKGTLFWTFITFYGAFRFTIEFVRQPDPQLGFVLFNVLTMGQMLTGIMAITGTLILVKWYIWEKRP